Below is a window of Halomicrobium mukohataei DSM 12286 DNA.
CCGACGGTCCCGGCACCCGTCACGCCGGACGACCCGAACGCGTGGTACGCACCCGACGTTCGCGATCAGGACGAGATCCACCCCGGCGTCGTCGTCACCGTCACCGAGACGGCGGCCGGATTCGAGTACGACCTTCGGGACCCGCTGCTGTCGGTCGACGACGCCGACGCGCTCGCGACCGTCGAGGAGTACTTCGCCGACGCGCACGTAGATCGGCCGCGCACGCGCGAGGGAGCGATCGAACGCGTCGAGTCGGGGCTCGACGAGAAACACCAGCGGGTGATCGACCGTCTCGTCGACTGCTCGCCCGCGTCCAGACGACGACTCGACTACCACGCGCTGTGCTCGCTGGCCTGCCTGGGTGAGTTGACGCCCTACGCGCTGGACGACCGCATCGACGTGGCCGATCTGGGTTCGGGGTCCGTGCGCGTCCACACCGACGATTTCGCCCCCGCAGAGACCGATCTCGATCCGGACACGGAGTTTCTGGACCGCTTTGCCAGCGAGCGGCTCGAACAACACACTGTCACCTTCCACGAGTTCGAGATCCCCGTGATCGTCTACCGGGAGAACGTCCTGGGCGACGATCCGTTCACCACGAAGTACGCGGTCCGCGAACCTGACCAGCTGCCGGGCGACGAAGAGCTCATCGAGGCCTGCAAGACGCGCGTCTGGGAGGCCAGCATCGACGGGGTGCTCGAAGACGAGGTCGCGTTCGTCCGCGACCGGGCTCGGACGCTCCTCTCGCGACAGCTGACCATCCGCAACACGCGGGCCTGGTTCGACGCGGCGCGGTACCGGCTCCGGACGGCGCTGGCGGAGTACGACCTGACGGTGCCGCCGGTCGACCGTCGCTTTGCCGACGACCGGCTGGAGGACCTGCTGTACTACGTGCTGCGTGACCTCGTGGGGTACGGGAAGCTGACGGTCCCGGTCCGGGACCCGACGCTGGAGGACATCGAGGCCAACAGGGTCGACGAGCGGATCAAGGTCGTCCCGCGGCTGGACGTGGGCCACAACGAACGCGTCCCGACGAACCTCTGCTTCGAGAGCGAACGGGCGTTCGTCAACGTCGTGACCAAGCTCGCGGCCGACGACGGCACCGAACTCAACGCCTCGACGCCGAGCGCGAAGGTGAACCTCAGCCCCGAGGGCGTCGAGGAGACGATCCGGTGTGCCGTTGCACTCCCGACGATCAGCGAGGACGGCCCACACATCTCCATCCGGAAGCAGTCGCCCGATCCGATGACCCCCGTCGACCTGATCGAACGGGACGCCCTCCCGACGGAACTGGTCGCACTGCTGTGGCTGTTGTACGAGCACCACGGCGTCGTGCTGTTCTGTGGGCCGACCGGCGTCGGCAAGACGACGCTGATGAACGCCCACATGCCGTTCATCCCCTATCGTGATCGCCCGATCTCGATCGACGAGGGGTCCCGAGAGGTGTTCATCCCACACGAGACCGGCGTCTCGCTGACGACCAGAGACCACGAGCGGGACCACCGCCGCGTGACGATGGCCGACCTGATGACCGAGTGCAACTACCTGAACCCGGACGTGGAGGTCATCGCCGAGGTCAACACGGCAGCGAGCTTCGAGACGTTCGCCGAGACGCTGAACACGGGCCACGGGCTGCTCGGGACGACTCACGCCGAGGACGTGGAGACGCTGGTCAACCGCGTCGTCGAACAGGGCCTGCCCCCCTACCTCCTCCAGGAGATCGATCTCCTCGTGTTCCCGAAGCGAGTGGGCGAGGACCGCTTCGTGGGAGAGGTCGTCGAGATCGTCGACGAGACCACCTACCGAGCGCTCGATCGGGACGCCGACCGCTGTGGCGTCGTCCGGAAGGCCGACGCCACGGTGTACTGGAACACCGTCTGCACACGCGATCGAAACGGCGAGTTCGAACTCGCGGGGCTGGTCGGCGAAGGGAGCGATCCGATCCACGCCTTCGAGCGGCTGGCCGACCAGACCGACCAGACGGTCGACGGCGTCGAAGCCATGTTCGAACGCCGACACCGCTACGTCCAGTATCTCGTACAGGAGGGGATCACCGACGCCGACGAGCTGTTCGCGCTGCTTGCGGACCTCAAGACCGACGAGGCGGCGACGGTCGAGCGGCTACACCGCCAACGGGCCGACGAACCGACGGTCCGCGGGGAGGAGATCGATGGCGACTGAGACGCCACGGCAGTTGAACCCGCTCGATCGGGGACTGTACGCTCTGTTCGCACAGCACGCCGACAGCGGCCGCCACGACGGTGACAGAGTCCGGTACCGGGCCGCAGATCTGGACGCGAGCTTCGAGCTGTATCTGGCCCGAACGTACGGACTGGCCTGGGTGGCCGGACTCGCCGGGTGTCTCTTCGTGCTGGTCGTCACCGCGGCCGTCCCGCCGGCCGTCCTGGCCGAGGTCGTCGCGTTCTTCCAGAACGGCGTGCCCATCGTCAATCAGGTCCACTGGCCGGTCGTCCCGCGACCCGTCGTCGCCGTCGGGGCCGGGCTGGTCGGCGGTGGAACGGTGCGATTGCTCGTCCTGCGGGCCGGCAGTACGTATCTACGGTGGGTCGGCAAAGCACGGCGCAGCGACATCGAAGCGACCCTCCCCGGTGCCGTTCGCTACCTCCGCGTGCTCGCGTCGGGCGAACAC
It encodes the following:
- a CDS encoding type II/IV secretion system ATPase subunit, with amino-acid sequence MLTEGEGETSAPTVPAPVTPDDPNAWYAPDVRDQDEIHPGVVVTVTETAAGFEYDLRDPLLSVDDADALATVEEYFADAHVDRPRTREGAIERVESGLDEKHQRVIDRLVDCSPASRRRLDYHALCSLACLGELTPYALDDRIDVADLGSGSVRVHTDDFAPAETDLDPDTEFLDRFASERLEQHTVTFHEFEIPVIVYRENVLGDDPFTTKYAVREPDQLPGDEELIEACKTRVWEASIDGVLEDEVAFVRDRARTLLSRQLTIRNTRAWFDAARYRLRTALAEYDLTVPPVDRRFADDRLEDLLYYVLRDLVGYGKLTVPVRDPTLEDIEANRVDERIKVVPRLDVGHNERVPTNLCFESERAFVNVVTKLAADDGTELNASTPSAKVNLSPEGVEETIRCAVALPTISEDGPHISIRKQSPDPMTPVDLIERDALPTELVALLWLLYEHHGVVLFCGPTGVGKTTLMNAHMPFIPYRDRPISIDEGSREVFIPHETGVSLTTRDHERDHRRVTMADLMTECNYLNPDVEVIAEVNTAASFETFAETLNTGHGLLGTTHAEDVETLVNRVVEQGLPPYLLQEIDLLVFPKRVGEDRFVGEVVEIVDETTYRALDRDADRCGVVRKADATVYWNTVCTRDRNGEFELAGLVGEGSDPIHAFERLADQTDQTVDGVEAMFERRHRYVQYLVQEGITDADELFALLADLKTDEAATVERLHRQRADEPTVRGEEIDGD